A stretch of the Actinomycetota bacterium genome encodes the following:
- a CDS encoding MFS transporter, translating into MEETRPGEVAALAAAVLDEEAARQEAQARATEQVIFPDQLLPGVNSEPVSFRDAFARGGKLMFVVLSLLLAFDELEGAAIQVLGPEIRSTFHISEGAIVFIATASSAFFVLGAVPMGWLADRVKRVPIVGVASLFFGAFVFCSGLAVNAFMLFWTRFATGIAKANSIPVHQSLIADNYPIGIRARMAAVMGMGAHGVGLASPVLTAAIATSFGGPEGWRWAWYLLGIPVVVVAFGAFAMKEPTRGQFEKDDVLGEVIEDENPAPISMESAFARLKKIATIRTVLVAFCALGFGLFSQGELASLYLNDTLHIHRPLTRGLILSLSGIAALPILPFVGRYFDKVYRRNPAKALALVGALILPSAIFTPIQYSVHNSTWFWILGVPQAVLTTSAFAMTAPVLQAVVPYRLRGMGTAMSTMYIFFIGGFGGGVISGFFTDAIGVRGTVIALGVPTSIIGGLLLMNGARFIRNDLSLVVEELLEERDEHRKRHELGQEPPVLQAANIDFSYGSVQVLFDVNFEIYRGECVALLGTNGAGKSTILRVVSGLEVPDRGVVRLNGRNITYVAPEQRVRLGIVSLPGGKGVFPSLTVGQNLAVSAWLGGGSNADVEQRIDSVLTLFPELGGRRRQSARSLSGGQQQMLALARVLIHQPEVLLIDELSLGLAPIVVQRLLELVDELKGRGQTMVIVEQSLNVALEISDRAIFLEKGQVKFEGPAHDLLARDDLARAVFFGTEGG; encoded by the coding sequence GTGGAGGAGACGCGCCCGGGGGAGGTCGCCGCACTCGCAGCGGCGGTGCTCGACGAGGAGGCGGCGCGCCAAGAAGCACAGGCGCGGGCCACGGAGCAGGTGATCTTCCCCGACCAGCTGCTGCCCGGGGTGAACTCCGAGCCGGTCAGCTTCCGCGACGCGTTCGCCCGCGGCGGCAAGCTGATGTTCGTCGTCCTCAGTCTCCTGCTCGCGTTCGACGAGCTCGAGGGTGCGGCGATCCAGGTGCTCGGGCCCGAGATCCGCTCGACCTTCCACATCAGCGAGGGCGCGATCGTCTTCATCGCAACCGCCTCGTCGGCGTTCTTCGTGCTCGGAGCGGTTCCGATGGGCTGGCTCGCCGACCGGGTGAAGCGAGTGCCCATCGTCGGCGTCGCCAGTCTGTTCTTCGGGGCCTTCGTCTTCTGCTCGGGCCTTGCGGTCAACGCGTTCATGCTGTTCTGGACGCGATTCGCGACGGGCATCGCCAAGGCGAACAGCATCCCGGTGCACCAGTCGCTCATCGCCGACAACTACCCGATCGGCATCCGCGCCCGGATGGCGGCCGTCATGGGCATGGGAGCGCACGGGGTCGGTCTCGCCAGCCCGGTCCTCACCGCGGCGATCGCCACCTCGTTCGGCGGACCGGAGGGCTGGCGCTGGGCCTGGTACCTGCTCGGCATCCCGGTGGTTGTCGTCGCTTTCGGCGCCTTCGCGATGAAGGAACCGACCCGCGGGCAGTTCGAGAAGGACGACGTTCTCGGCGAGGTGATCGAGGACGAGAACCCGGCACCGATCTCGATGGAGTCGGCATTCGCGCGGCTGAAGAAGATCGCCACCATCCGCACCGTGCTCGTCGCGTTCTGCGCACTCGGCTTCGGACTCTTCAGTCAGGGCGAGCTGGCATCCCTCTACCTGAACGACACCCTCCACATCCATCGCCCACTGACGCGCGGGCTGATCCTGAGCCTCTCCGGCATCGCAGCCCTGCCGATCCTGCCGTTCGTCGGCCGGTACTTCGACAAGGTGTACCGGCGCAATCCCGCCAAGGCGCTCGCGTTGGTAGGGGCGCTGATCCTGCCCTCGGCAATCTTCACGCCGATCCAGTACTCGGTGCACAACTCGACGTGGTTCTGGATCCTCGGCGTCCCGCAGGCCGTGCTCACGACCTCGGCATTCGCGATGACCGCCCCCGTGCTCCAAGCAGTAGTGCCTTACCGGCTCCGTGGCATGGGGACCGCGATGTCGACGATGTACATCTTCTTCATCGGTGGCTTCGGGGGCGGCGTCATCTCCGGCTTCTTCACCGACGCGATCGGCGTGCGAGGGACCGTCATCGCCCTGGGTGTTCCGACGAGCATCATCGGAGGGCTCCTGTTGATGAACGGCGCCCGGTTCATCCGCAACGACCTCTCGCTCGTCGTGGAGGAGCTCCTGGAAGAGAGGGATGAGCACCGCAAGCGCCACGAGCTCGGGCAGGAGCCACCTGTCCTCCAGGCCGCGAACATCGATTTCTCCTACGGGTCCGTACAGGTGCTGTTCGACGTCAACTTCGAGATCTACCGCGGCGAGTGCGTGGCGCTGCTCGGCACGAACGGCGCGGGCAAGTCGACCATCCTGAGGGTGGTGAGCGGGCTCGAGGTGCCCGACCGCGGGGTCGTGCGACTCAACGGGCGGAACATCACCTACGTGGCGCCGGAACAGCGGGTTCGACTCGGGATCGTGTCGCTTCCGGGTGGCAAAGGGGTGTTCCCGAGCCTCACCGTGGGCCAGAACCTCGCGGTGAGCGCCTGGCTCGGCGGTGGCAGCAACGCCGACGTCGAGCAGCGCATCGACAGCGTGCTGACGCTCTTCCCCGAGCTCGGCGGACGCCGAAGGCAGTCGGCCCGCAGCCTCTCCGGCGGCCAGCAGCAGATGCTCGCCCTGGCGCGCGTCCTGATCCACCAGCCCGAGGTGTTGCTCATCGACGAGTTGTCGCTCGGCCTCGCGCCAATCGTCGTGCAGCGCCTTCTTGAGCTCGTCGACGAGCTGAAGGGGCGTGGCCAGACCATGGTCATCGTCGAGCAGTCCCTGAATGTGGCGCTCGAGATCTCGGATCGCGCCATCTTTCTCGAGAAGGGGCAGGTCAAGTTCGAAGGCCCGGCACATGACCTGCTGGCGCGCGACGACCTGGCGCGCGCCGTCTTCTTCGGGACCGAGGGCGGGTGA
- a CDS encoding VOC family protein: MTDLDNMVNVRYMVDDVDAAIAFYTGHLGFEVRTAAGPAFADVTLGNLRLLLSGPASSAGRPMPDGTTPGPGGWNRIHLLVSDIAAEVARLRDAGVRFRNDIVTGPGGQQILIEDPAGNVVELFQPAGT; encoded by the coding sequence ATGACCGACCTCGACAACATGGTGAACGTCCGCTACATGGTCGACGACGTCGACGCCGCGATCGCGTTCTACACCGGGCACCTCGGCTTCGAGGTGCGCACCGCCGCCGGCCCCGCCTTCGCGGATGTCACCCTCGGCAACCTGCGCCTGCTGCTCAGCGGTCCGGCCAGTTCCGCGGGACGCCCGATGCCCGACGGCACCACCCCTGGACCCGGCGGATGGAACCGCATCCACCTCCTCGTCTCCGACATCGCCGCCGAGGTCGCCCGGCTCCGTGACGCCGGTGTGCGCTTCCGCAACGACATCGTCACTGGTCCCGGCGGTCAGCAGATCCTGATCGAAGACCCCGCCGGGAACGTCGTCGAGCTGTTCCAACCCGCCGGCACCTGA
- a CDS encoding ArsR family transcriptional regulator, translating to MTPHEFLQLAGHRLRWQLLGDLARSDRTVHELTDLSGQHQNLVSYHLGKLRDARLVSARRSSADGRDAYYTADLTRLGDLLAATGAALHAGLRLRPPEPGAFPPRAKRVRVLFLCTGNSARSQMAEALITVRSGGRVDARSAGSNPKPLHPNAVRVMRDEHGIDLTEHRSKHLDEFARHRFDRVITLCDRVREVCPEFPGDPEAIHWSIPDPAAGHADGDDETSYPTFRQTAAELDTRIGFLLATLTAQEDR from the coding sequence CTGACGCCGCACGAGTTCCTTCAGCTCGCGGGGCATCGGCTGAGGTGGCAGCTGTTGGGCGACCTCGCCCGCAGCGACCGCACCGTGCACGAGCTGACCGACCTCTCGGGCCAGCACCAGAACCTCGTCTCCTACCACCTGGGCAAGCTCCGCGACGCCCGGCTCGTCTCCGCTCGACGCAGCTCCGCCGACGGTCGAGACGCGTACTACACGGCTGACCTCACTCGCCTCGGCGACCTCCTCGCCGCCACCGGCGCGGCGCTGCACGCGGGGCTCCGCCTCCGCCCACCCGAGCCGGGCGCGTTCCCGCCCCGAGCGAAGCGGGTGCGGGTGCTGTTCCTGTGCACCGGCAACAGCGCCAGGTCCCAAATGGCCGAGGCCCTTATCACGGTCCGATCCGGTGGACGGGTCGACGCCCGCAGCGCCGGCAGCAACCCCAAGCCCCTGCACCCCAACGCCGTCCGGGTGATGCGCGACGAGCACGGCATCGACCTGACCGAACACCGCTCAAAGCACCTCGACGAGTTCGCCAGGCATCGGTTCGACCGGGTGATCACCCTGTGTGACCGGGTGCGCGAGGTCTGCCCCGAGTTCCCCGGCGACCCCGAGGCCATCCACTGGAGCATCCCCGACCCTGCCGCGGGCCACGCCGACGGAGACGACGAGACGAGCTACCCCACCTTTCGGCAGACCGCCGCCGAGCTCGACACCCGCATCGGGTTCCTGCTCGCCACCCTCACGGCACAGGAGGACAGATGA
- a CDS encoding winged helix-turn-helix transcriptional regulator, whose translation MDAALKALAEPRRREIVRLVWGRELPATDIADHFAEVTRSAISQHLGVLKAAGLVIERRDGTRRLYRADRAEMKKLRKSLDDYWTTGLERLRDVAEAAQREKEKR comes from the coding sequence GTGGATGCAGCCCTCAAGGCGTTGGCGGAACCACGTCGCCGGGAGATCGTCCGGCTGGTGTGGGGTCGCGAGCTTCCGGCCACCGACATCGCGGACCACTTCGCTGAGGTCACTCGATCCGCGATCTCGCAGCATCTCGGTGTCCTCAAGGCGGCCGGGCTCGTGATCGAGCGTCGCGATGGGACGCGCCGGCTGTATCGAGCAGACCGAGCGGAGATGAAGAAGCTCCGAAAGTCCCTCGACGACTACTGGACCACTGGGCTCGAGCGACTGCGTGACGTCGCCGAGGCCGCCCAAAGAGAGAAGGAGAAGCGCTGA
- a CDS encoding DUF899 domain-containing protein, whose amino-acid sequence MDTPPIVSPDEWEAARQQLLVKEKELTRARDALAAERRRMPWLAVEKDYEFDGPDGKASLLDLFDGRRQLIVYRAFFEPGVSGWPEHACIGCSMVADQVAHVAHLNARDTTLVFASRAPQADIARVKARMGWEMPWYTMRDGFDADFGVDEWHGTNAFIRDGDRVFRTYFINVRGDEAMGSTWSYLDMTALGRQEEWEDSPEGYPQTPPYAWWIWHDEPGDDTK is encoded by the coding sequence ATGGATACACCCCCGATCGTGTCGCCCGACGAGTGGGAGGCCGCGCGTCAGCAGCTGCTCGTGAAGGAGAAGGAGCTGACCCGCGCTCGTGACGCGTTGGCTGCCGAGCGTCGGCGGATGCCGTGGCTGGCCGTGGAGAAGGACTACGAGTTCGACGGCCCCGATGGCAAGGCGAGCCTTCTCGACCTGTTCGACGGTCGCCGTCAGCTGATCGTCTACCGCGCCTTCTTCGAACCGGGCGTGTCCGGCTGGCCCGAACATGCCTGCATCGGGTGCTCCATGGTGGCCGATCAGGTCGCTCACGTCGCCCATCTGAACGCCCGCGACACCACTCTCGTCTTCGCCTCGCGGGCGCCGCAGGCAGACATTGCGCGGGTGAAGGCGCGGATGGGTTGGGAGATGCCGTGGTACACGATGAGGGACGGCTTCGACGCCGACTTCGGTGTTGACGAGTGGCACGGCACGAATGCGTTCATCCGCGACGGGGACCGCGTGTTCCGCACCTACTTCATCAACGTCCGCGGCGACGAGGCGATGGGGAGCACCTGGAGCTACCTCGACATGACCGCGCTCGGGCGCCAAGAGGAGTGGGAGGACTCGCCGGAGGGCTACCCTCAGACCCCGCCCTACGCGTGGTGGATCTGGCACGACGAACCCGGCGACGACACGAAGTGA
- a CDS encoding pyridoxamine 5'-phosphate oxidase family protein — protein sequence MAANAPTAKNLAGLYKLGPLDWDDVRGTLETNLTQEPGPGGPGHDTFWLSTLDADGRPHITAVGALWVDGRYYFSGGPRSRKIRNIERDSGCAFGVAIHGYDVALEGRAARVTDDAQLRRLAQVFAEGGWAPTTSRRTSSCPSPRCGTVDRAYPTI from the coding sequence ATGGCTGCGAACGCACCGACCGCCAAGAACCTCGCCGGCCTCTACAAGCTCGGTCCGCTCGACTGGGACGACGTCCGCGGGACGCTGGAGACCAACCTCACCCAGGAACCGGGGCCCGGCGGGCCCGGCCACGACACCTTCTGGTTGTCGACGCTCGACGCCGACGGCCGCCCGCACATCACCGCCGTCGGCGCCTTGTGGGTCGACGGCCGCTACTACTTCAGCGGTGGACCCCGGTCCCGCAAGATCCGCAACATCGAGCGGGACTCCGGCTGCGCGTTCGGTGTCGCCATCCACGGCTACGACGTCGCGCTCGAGGGCCGGGCCGCCCGGGTGACCGACGACGCGCAGCTGCGGCGCCTCGCCCAGGTGTTCGCCGAGGGCGGGTGGGCGCCAACGACTTCGAGGCGTACATCCAGCTGCCCGTCGCCGCGATGTGGCACGGTCGATCGGGCATATCCAACAATTTGA
- a CDS encoding RNA polymerase sigma factor: MNETLDAVFRREAGRCTATLIRVLGDIDLAEDAVAEAFAIAAEQWPQHGVPPNPGGWIVTTARNRAIDRLRREASRTDRYLAAHRLHADDMEPDHRRELDDLDAFVDVVADDQLRLMFLCCHPALAADAQVALTLRLLGGLDAPTIARAFLVPEATVAQRIVRAKRKLRDNHAAYRIPRAAELPDRLHAVLAAIYLIYTEGHTATSGETLTRVDLSNEAIRVGRVLAELMPDEPEAIGLLALMLLTEARRPARTDSEGAMIRLADQDRNRWDRSLIGEGHELVRACLRRNHPGAFQIQAAIAAVHADAPMADATDWTQIITLYDQLYALRPNPVVALNRAIAVAELHGPAAGLAALAALDTTTLADYQPYHAAHADLLARAGDRDGAVAAYDRAIELSSNPAERHFLRQQRVATADRRPSSP; this comes from the coding sequence GTGAATGAAACCCTCGATGCCGTCTTCCGCCGAGAAGCCGGCCGGTGCACCGCCACGCTGATCCGTGTCCTCGGCGACATCGATCTCGCCGAGGACGCGGTGGCCGAAGCCTTCGCCATCGCGGCCGAGCAGTGGCCGCAGCACGGAGTGCCCCCGAACCCCGGCGGCTGGATCGTCACGACCGCACGCAACCGCGCCATCGACCGCCTGCGACGCGAAGCGTCCCGGACAGACCGCTACCTCGCTGCCCACCGACTCCACGCCGACGACATGGAACCTGACCACCGACGCGAGCTCGACGACCTGGATGCCTTCGTCGACGTCGTCGCAGACGACCAGCTGCGCCTCATGTTTCTCTGCTGCCACCCCGCGCTCGCCGCAGACGCCCAGGTCGCACTGACGCTTCGGCTGTTGGGGGGACTCGACGCCCCCACGATCGCTCGCGCCTTCCTCGTTCCCGAGGCCACGGTGGCGCAACGGATCGTGCGAGCGAAGCGCAAGCTACGCGACAACCACGCCGCCTACCGGATCCCGCGAGCCGCCGAGCTCCCCGACCGCCTCCACGCCGTGCTCGCGGCCATCTACCTCATCTACACCGAAGGACACACGGCGACGTCCGGCGAGACCCTCACGCGCGTCGATCTGTCCAACGAAGCGATACGGGTCGGACGAGTCCTCGCCGAGCTCATGCCCGACGAACCGGAAGCCATCGGGCTCCTCGCGTTGATGCTGCTCACCGAGGCCCGCCGCCCCGCTCGCACCGACAGCGAGGGAGCGATGATCCGCCTCGCAGACCAAGACCGCAATCGATGGGACCGCTCGCTCATCGGCGAAGGACACGAGCTCGTACGCGCCTGCCTGCGCCGCAACCACCCTGGCGCATTCCAGATCCAGGCGGCGATCGCCGCCGTGCACGCCGACGCGCCGATGGCCGACGCCACCGACTGGACGCAGATCATCACGCTCTACGACCAGCTCTACGCCCTACGCCCGAATCCGGTCGTGGCGCTCAACCGGGCGATCGCCGTCGCCGAGCTCCACGGCCCGGCCGCTGGTCTCGCAGCGCTCGCCGCGCTCGACACCACGACGCTCGCCGACTACCAGCCGTATCACGCGGCACACGCCGACCTCCTCGCCCGCGCCGGCGACCGAGACGGCGCCGTCGCTGCCTACGACCGCGCCATCGAGCTCAGTTCGAACCCCGCCGAGCGACATTTCCTCCGGCAGCAACGCGTCGCTACTGCCGATCGACGTCCCTCATCTCCGTGA
- a CDS encoding SRPBCC domain-containing protein, giving the protein MAELVREIMIDATPETIWPFLTEPGKHIEWDGTVAEIDPRPGGVYRVLVAGQHQSAGEYVEVDPMRKVVFTFGWEQEGHPIPPGSTTVEITLQPEGDKTRVRLVHRGLPDDAVEDHGAGWAHYLQRLAVRVGGDDPGPDIGPGAGD; this is encoded by the coding sequence ATGGCCGAACTCGTGCGCGAGATCATGATCGATGCGACGCCGGAGACGATCTGGCCGTTCCTGACCGAGCCCGGAAAACACATCGAGTGGGACGGCACGGTGGCGGAGATCGACCCACGACCGGGTGGCGTGTACCGCGTGCTGGTCGCCGGCCAGCACCAGTCGGCGGGGGAGTACGTCGAGGTCGATCCGATGAGAAAGGTCGTCTTCACCTTTGGCTGGGAACAGGAGGGTCATCCGATCCCGCCCGGGTCGACCACGGTCGAGATCACGTTGCAGCCCGAAGGGGACAAAACGCGCGTGCGCCTTGTTCACCGCGGGCTGCCCGACGACGCCGTCGAGGATCATGGCGCCGGGTGGGCGCACTACCTGCAGCGGTTGGCGGTGCGCGTCGGTGGCGACGATCCCGGCCCGGACATCGGACCCGGAGCAGGCGACTGA
- a CDS encoding ATP-binding cassette domain-containing protein: MLASLLQPHIWTANLLVIGLVRGLIVSLIAMGIVVVYRSSRVINFAVGDLGVPAAALLAVMAGKSHWPYWPSLLLAVLSGTLAGTVVELAVIRRLFRAPRVIVLVATIGVAELARAVTLTLPGYRSGRLQTAFPSPITSEWHLGSVTIKGSQLLALVVVPFIATGLWWLLGHTRFGVAVRASSTNSDLARLTGVSPKLMSTAVWTIGGFLSAISIILYATEQGTSDLVSVGPETLLLGLTGALIGGMRSFPRAVVGSAGVGVLYQVLVYNFPNTVGLVQFVLLILVLILVARISRADDSGAESFAFAPRVAPVPERLRQIWWVRRMPQLVAGIALLFALVLPLVVHESFHHQTYAIILAFALCAVSVTVLTGWGGQLSLGQMAFAGIGALSAAAFVRGVSLNIGWRSTRLIRGQLPKVPFVPALLLGALVACLIAVAVGVGALRVKGLLLAISTMAFAIAAQAYIFPRPLFAGTEGSVTVQLPRGKLGALDLAHLNRNYYYFTLAALVVVLLLVGHLRRTGIGRMIIGVRENEPAASAFTVSPTRSKLTAFAVAGFVAGLGGAILGGSVVTIGYADRFFRIEDSLTVVALAVIGGLGSLAGAVAGALWVVGLPAFWPSNRTVPLFTSSIGLLIILLYIPGGFTQIGYWLRSSIVNWLETRLPAAQTKTRIAPPASLRRVATSRRTRVNADGSVLSTSGLTVRFGGIVAVDSVDVRAAPGAVIGLIGTNGAGKSTLLNAIGGYVASTGRVELLGDNIGRLPAHQRAHLGLGRTFQAATLFPELTVRETVQLALEARHSTPFWGSLLCLPGATDAERSKRADAAELIDFLGLGRYADRFIAELSTGTRRIVELASVLAVAPSVLCLDEPTAGVAQREAEAFGPLIKRVQQELDATLILVEHDLPLILAISDHVYCMEAGEIIAEGAPDTVRSDPLVVASYLGGDQRAIRRSNV, translated from the coding sequence ATGCTGGCCTCGCTGCTGCAACCCCACATCTGGACCGCCAACCTCCTCGTGATCGGCTTGGTGCGCGGCCTGATCGTCTCGCTCATCGCGATGGGGATCGTGGTCGTCTACCGGTCGAGCCGCGTGATCAACTTCGCGGTGGGCGACCTCGGCGTCCCGGCCGCAGCCTTGCTCGCGGTCATGGCGGGAAAGTCGCACTGGCCGTATTGGCCTTCGCTTCTCTTGGCCGTGTTGAGCGGCACACTCGCAGGCACGGTCGTCGAGCTGGCGGTGATCCGGCGGTTGTTCAGGGCGCCACGCGTGATCGTCCTCGTCGCGACCATCGGCGTTGCCGAGCTTGCCCGCGCGGTCACGCTCACCCTGCCCGGGTACCGCAGCGGCCGCTTGCAGACGGCGTTCCCCAGCCCGATCACCAGCGAGTGGCATCTGGGGAGCGTGACGATCAAGGGCTCACAGCTGCTCGCGCTCGTGGTCGTTCCGTTCATCGCGACCGGGCTCTGGTGGCTCCTGGGTCACACCCGGTTCGGCGTCGCGGTGCGAGCGTCGTCGACGAACTCCGATCTCGCACGGCTCACCGGCGTGAGCCCGAAGCTCATGTCGACCGCGGTTTGGACGATCGGCGGGTTCCTCTCGGCGATCTCGATCATCCTGTACGCCACCGAGCAGGGCACGTCCGATCTCGTCTCAGTCGGGCCGGAGACACTGCTCCTCGGTCTCACGGGGGCGTTGATCGGTGGCATGCGGTCGTTTCCGCGCGCCGTGGTGGGCTCCGCGGGCGTCGGCGTCCTGTACCAGGTCCTCGTCTACAACTTCCCGAACACGGTCGGCTTGGTGCAGTTCGTCCTGCTGATCCTCGTGCTGATACTCGTCGCGCGGATCAGCCGGGCGGACGACTCTGGCGCCGAGAGCTTCGCCTTCGCCCCGCGCGTCGCGCCCGTCCCCGAGCGACTGCGCCAGATCTGGTGGGTCCGTCGGATGCCGCAGCTCGTGGCCGGGATCGCACTCCTGTTCGCACTGGTGCTTCCGCTGGTCGTGCACGAGTCGTTCCATCATCAGACGTACGCGATCATCCTCGCCTTCGCGCTGTGCGCGGTCTCGGTAACCGTCCTGACGGGCTGGGGCGGTCAGCTCTCACTGGGACAGATGGCGTTCGCAGGAATCGGTGCACTCAGTGCCGCGGCTTTCGTGCGCGGCGTCTCGCTCAACATCGGCTGGCGATCGACGCGGCTCATCCGGGGTCAGCTGCCAAAGGTTCCGTTCGTCCCCGCGCTGCTCCTCGGTGCGCTCGTCGCCTGCCTCATCGCGGTCGCGGTCGGCGTGGGTGCCCTGCGTGTGAAGGGCCTTCTCCTCGCGATCAGCACGATGGCGTTCGCGATTGCTGCGCAGGCCTACATCTTTCCTCGGCCGCTCTTCGCCGGCACCGAGGGGTCTGTTACCGTGCAGCTTCCCCGAGGAAAGCTCGGAGCGCTCGACCTCGCGCACCTCAACCGCAACTACTACTACTTCACGCTCGCCGCGCTCGTCGTCGTGCTGCTCCTCGTCGGTCACCTGCGACGCACCGGCATCGGTCGCATGATCATCGGCGTGCGCGAGAACGAGCCGGCCGCGTCGGCATTCACAGTGTCACCGACCCGCTCGAAGCTCACCGCGTTCGCAGTTGCCGGCTTCGTTGCGGGACTGGGAGGTGCAATCCTCGGCGGCAGCGTCGTCACGATCGGCTACGCGGATCGGTTCTTCCGGATCGAGGACTCCCTCACGGTCGTAGCGCTCGCGGTGATCGGGGGGCTCGGGAGCCTCGCCGGCGCAGTGGCCGGAGCACTGTGGGTCGTCGGCCTGCCCGCGTTCTGGCCGAGCAACCGCACCGTCCCGCTCTTCACGTCGAGCATCGGGCTGCTCATCATCCTGTTGTACATCCCGGGCGGCTTCACCCAGATCGGCTATTGGCTCCGGAGCTCGATCGTGAACTGGCTCGAGACGCGACTGCCGGCGGCGCAGACAAAGACGCGGATCGCGCCACCGGCGTCGCTGAGGCGCGTCGCCACGAGTAGACGGACGCGCGTCAACGCGGACGGAAGCGTGCTCTCGACATCCGGCCTGACCGTGCGCTTCGGTGGCATCGTCGCGGTCGACTCGGTCGATGTCCGCGCCGCCCCCGGAGCGGTGATCGGGCTGATCGGCACGAACGGCGCGGGTAAGTCGACATTGCTCAACGCGATCGGTGGCTACGTCGCGAGCACGGGCCGGGTCGAGCTCCTCGGCGACAATATCGGCAGGCTGCCCGCCCACCAGCGCGCGCACTTGGGGCTCGGGCGCACGTTCCAAGCGGCCACCCTGTTCCCGGAGCTCACCGTGCGCGAGACGGTGCAGCTCGCGCTCGAGGCGCGCCATTCGACGCCATTCTGGGGCTCGCTGCTCTGTTTGCCGGGCGCTACCGACGCCGAGCGATCGAAGCGAGCCGACGCCGCCGAGCTGATCGACTTCCTCGGGTTGGGCCGGTACGCCGATCGGTTCATCGCCGAGCTGTCGACCGGAACCCGGCGTATCGTCGAATTGGCATCCGTGCTCGCGGTGGCACCGAGCGTCCTCTGCCTCGACGAGCCGACCGCGGGGGTCGCCCAGCGCGAAGCCGAGGCGTTCGGTCCCTTGATCAAGCGCGTGCAGCAAGAGCTCGACGCGACGCTGATCCTCGTCGAACACGACCTTCCGCTGATCCTGGCGATCTCCGACCACGTCTATTGCATGGAGGCGGGCGAGATCATCGCCGAGGGGGCACCCGACACCGTGCGGAGCGACCCCCTTGTCGTCGCCTCGTACCTCGGCGGCGACCAGCGGGCTATCCGACGGAGCAACGTTTGA
- a CDS encoding riboflavin biosynthesis protein RibD, with the protein MRKVTAGLFSSIDGVVQAPNEWQPAFDDEMGAALSRMLEEQDAVLLGRVTFAEWAGYWPTSTDEPFATWINTTPKYVASTTLDSVDHWSNSTLIKGSVADFVAELRRQQGGTIGTAGSPTLVRYLIEHGLLDELTLMISPVVAGGGRTRLFPDDAALTNFELVEALPTSSGAVIATYHPIR; encoded by the coding sequence ATGCGCAAGGTGACCGCAGGTTTGTTCAGCTCGATCGACGGTGTCGTCCAGGCACCCAATGAATGGCAGCCCGCCTTCGACGACGAGATGGGCGCGGCGTTGTCCCGCATGCTCGAGGAGCAGGACGCTGTGCTGCTCGGCCGGGTGACCTTCGCCGAATGGGCGGGTTACTGGCCCACCTCGACCGACGAGCCATTCGCGACCTGGATCAACACAACGCCGAAGTACGTCGCCTCCACGACCCTCGACTCGGTCGACCACTGGTCGAACAGCACCCTCATCAAGGGTTCGGTCGCCGACTTCGTCGCCGAGCTGCGCCGGCAGCAGGGCGGAACAATCGGTACGGCCGGCAGCCCCACGCTGGTTCGGTACCTGATCGAACACGGGCTCCTCGACGAGCTCACCCTGATGATCAGCCCCGTCGTGGCCGGCGGGGGACGCACGCGACTGTTTCCCGATGATGCGGCGCTGACCAACTTCGAGCTCGTCGAGGCCCTGCCGACAAGCAGTGGCGCGGTGATCGCCACCTACCATCCGATCCGATAG